The genomic stretch AAAGAAGTTGACTAATTGATAGCTGATATGTGGATGTACCAAAGCAGAAAGCTGGTCTTGTTTTGCACCATTTTGGTTGTTGTGCTTTGTTGATTTTCATGTCTAATTGAAAAGAAAGGTATGTTAGTTTCATTACGGATATTGGTCAATGTACATTCACATTCACAttcaatttctaaatttcttttgCTTCATTAGGTTGTTGACTTGCTGCTCCCACCCTTAATGATTAAAGTACGACAGTGTTGATAGATTGTTAGAAGTCTTTGATATAGCGTGCTTGGAATAGGATATCCTGGAATCTTCACAAATGTAAGGCAAAAGCCTCAACAAACAGCAAAACGAATCTCCCCAAAATCTGAGGAGGTTTAGGGAGGAAATGGCCCATCTAGGATTTTGTAGACTTCTTGTCCAAACTAAGGTGTAGACCAAGAAGCAATGCGGGAATATGTATCCAATCACTTGTTGCTATGGGCACTAGCACCAAAACTTCTGTGGAATCTGTTAGCATCTGGTTACTTTTGTTAGTAAAGTTAAAAATTTCCTTAACTGAATCAAAGTGGAAATCTAATGTTGTCACATTttagctgaaaaaaaaaaaaaaaaaaaaacttgccaaGTATAAATTCTTCGATagtgaaattataaattacaacTGTCAATCGCATGTCTATACCATGTCGAATGGAAAATGACAAGGAGCCTATTGTGTTATCATACAAAGCTGAAACGGTGATTTTCTATCAttgaaaaatttttattttcctattgcTTCCAAGAGTTCTCACTGCATATGTGGCTGCCAGATCAAGAGTCCGGAGAAAACACATGTTTTAATCAAAGCGAATAACAATGCATGAAATGTTGCTTTTGCTCATTCTAGTTAAAGCCTCTTTCGCCAAGCACTCGGCAGCCTCTTGGGGATCCTCCAAGTGTCCGATGAGATGCACTGCTTCTTGATTATTGATGGTCTGGATAAATATCAAAGTTAAGTGAATGTCTCCAAGTTTACGATAATTATTAGGACAGATGGAGTGTCTGTTATGGTAATTAGATGTATCTTACCTCCCATATGCCTGTGCTTGCTATGATGACAAACTCAGTATCAGAGTCGATCCTTTCAGCCCCGACAGCAAGCTCGGAGCCTTCAGATTTCTTGGTGCTTGCTGCATCGCTGGATTTCCACGATAACATGCGTCCTGGATGCACAAAATAGCACCCGGTATCAGATCACGGAGGTGTATATATAATAACTGTTGGATTGCTTTTCCATTGCATGTAGACTCCCATGTCAttaattttcccttttttttgtttttgttttttttttctggatgaCCAAAAACCCTTCTGTAACTTTCTGGTGAAACAATGAAGAGCGCGCAGCTTATTAAAATTTTCCGCATCACTCCAGCAAATATCGTTGATCCTAACAAGCgttttactttttttgaaagaaattctTAAAAACATTTGGGTTACGTTGTCTGATCAGAATCTAATAGCATATACATCCACTTTAGTTGTAAAAAGACAGGAGTAAGGAGTGCTCCATACCGGAAAAGAGCTTGTGAGACCAATGCCTTCTGGCTGTTTGCTGGTGCTTGCTTTTCATCTGATGAGCCACGCCGTCTCTGCACACTACAACTCTGAAGTCACCCATGTTAGCTGTCACAAGCTTCTCTCTGTTGATCACCATAACAGATGCAGCACCTGCTTTCAATGCCTCAACTGACTTCTGTGTCTCCCTGATCTTTGCTCTTGCAGCAAGATACGCTTTTCTCATCATCTCCTTACTCTTTGTCGTTATCTGAGACTGCAAGCCATCTTGTAATGTCACATAGCTATAGACAAAGACTTGAAAGTGAAACAAGTACATCTTAAATACTCTTTTATGATCACAGTTACATGCATAATGGTTCTGCTTGCAGGTTCATTAGTTGACTTTCTTCAGTAACAAAATTGTAAACGAGAGGTTTCCATGCTTTTTTGCCTTGTGTGCTACTGCACAGGGAAATGACCTGCACCTTTTCATTTGGCATGATTTCAGCTGTGAAAGTCAATGCATTAGCATAATTTCCAAGTCAGTGatcactactttttttttttagatagcGTTTGGAATGAGTGCAAATCACGTttccataaaatttaattttttttgggttaaaatttaatacggtttgtatgttttggattgttttgatatgttaatgtcaaaaataatttttaaaaaataaaaaaaattattaacatgtttttcgacacgaaaagttatttgaaaatcaatcgTTACCATACTGCTAAACACGCTTTTAGTGTTAGTCATCTTTTTGTCGTACTATGATTTGTGCGCACGAAAGAAAGCACGAGAATGAGCAAGCATTGGATGTAATCTTGATTACCTCGCTGGGGTTCCTATCAAACAGGTGGGATTGCAGATACTTGCTGATTCCATGTCCAATTTGTGCATCGGAAATTCCGAAATACCACAACTCCAGCTCCGCTATCTGCTCTCTTTGAACCACTACAGAGTCAGAGTCTGACTCATCTGCACCACCTTTAAACGACTGATCCTCCACGACATGATATCCATGCGTTATTGGGATCATCCATGAAGCCTTCTTTGCCATACTAGCCGTTCTTTTCTTGCGCCAATTTCTCATGAGAGAGCGTTTTAGCCGAAATGCCTGAAATTTTAACAAGCGCGTTAATGAAATGACCATTCCACACAATTTGACTTTCAATGGCAAACTCCAAAATCTCAAGTCTACCAGTACCAAAAAATTGCTTTTGAACTTTACACTGCCTTTCCTTGACCGTTTCAAAATCTTAGAAATACAAGAATCATTGTTATACAAGCAAATATTTTAGGGTTATGATCATAGCAGTTCCTGAATCGTTTTTATTGTTCGATACTGATTTCTTGTAGAATTGTAGCCATAAGCACAATAAAATTGGTCAACTCGATCTTAATCTGATTGTTCAAGAACTCGAGATAAGAAGACTACCCTGCCCAGTTGAACACGATCCTCCGAAAGTGAAAAATGAATCAAGATGAAAAAACCATACACAGCATGTTGGAcgtataaaaacttaaaagcaATCAAGAATTCAATTCCGCTGTTCATTTCTCACTACCTCTTGAACGTCAAGAATTATGAAAAGACCACCATGAAACCTGTAGGCATACCTTGAGCTTTCGATGAAGATCTTTGAGTCCCATGTTTCTCCCTGGAAAACTGATAATAGAGACTGCTTTATGCATCCCCTTGAATACGTAGTATTTGAAGGCCAAGATATATATACGTATACTATAAGCAAATCAAAAGGGAATGGTTTTGGAAGATTACAAGAAAGAGGGAAGGAGGGTTCGAGAGAGGGGTGGAGGAAGGGAAGGAGAAAGCTTTGGTGTTTGCTTTGAAAATGAACCAAAAGAGAAGTTTGAGGTCAATCTAAGGTCTAAAGGTGTAAAAGACTATTATCAAGAAGTGCTATTTTAGGTCACTGTATTAAATGGGAAATttatgggttttgattttatctGTTGAAGAAAATTAAGCCTTATTACAGACGGTTTCTACTTTCTGCCATTTTTGTTAAATGCCATGTTAAACACATAATAAGAGCCACATGTGTGACTCTTGTTCAGTTTTATCATAAATGGTCATCAAATTTGTTTGGCACACTCtcttattaaaaacttatttcgagctgtatttatttttaaattattgaccTGGCTAAACTTCAATAATTTagctaatataataaaaaactcaGGTGATGATACATGACCAATtggttttaagtttatttttaaaaaaaaaaacttatttcaaataatatcatgtcaaatttatttattttattcaaataaccttttttattaaaaaaaaaactaaaacaattttattttgaaatattaagtATATGTGATGAAGGAAggaaatgatgaaaaacaaccTTGTCTTGAATAAAAacctctttaatttatttattttcaggaCTTGACAAGGATTAAAAGATATTTGAAAgtgtaattatgattatttttcaagatatttttcacataaaaaccTCATTAATTGTTCTCTCAAGACTTGACAAAGATTAAagggtgtttgaaagtgtggttggttgtttttcaaagtattttttatctgaaaatatatcaaaattatattttttttattttttaaaaattattaatttgaaataaaaaaaatcaaaattttttaaaataataataaaaaaaacatgtacttGATGATGCATGCTGCCTTGAAGGAAATCTTTTTCAGGGATTCTCTCAAGGCTCTTTTGGTGAGACAGTCATGTAAATTTGAGCCACGGCCAGCTTTGTTTTTCCCGGCCATAATTTCAGGCTCATTAACTAAGAAAGGTGAACAGTGAACTAGCAACTTGTCATCCTCATTAGACTATTAATTGGTAAAACAAGGCAATTCGTGCCCGTGCTTGCCGGCAATCGTCTTTGACGGTCAGAACAATGGGTATACGACATAACTTCAGcttatgtttttagatattttttaaaaataattttaattttttaaaaaatattaaattaatatttttttatgattttaacatactgatatcaataataaaaaaattattttaatacattttcaaataaaaaactatttaaaaaagtaatcataTACTACAATTCCAAACATCTCCTAAATATTTGAAAgcagtaatatttttttcatgtccgTATATATTTGAAGGAATCTTCATTAATCTTTATTAGGATTGATattccttgtatttttataaattagggTAAATAAAAggactttaaattataatttattgctGAATGAATCTTCTTCTGGTCATAAATGACGACACAATTTTAAGTCATCAGACAATACCAAATAAGGTAGGCTTAAGAAAATAGAAGTGGCAACATACATATCAAAGCCTCATTTGGCTTCAAGTTTGCGACCATTTTCTAGTATATGAAACTAttagattatgattatgataacgcttttaaaatcataaactgGTAGTTCTAAACAAGGATGGCGATGAATTCGAAGATTTCTCCTTTTGATAATGCCTTCGTCTGTTTTTGTATCGGGTTACtatacaaattgttttttaaaatatatttttcaaaaaaatatatcaaaaaaatatttataaatttttttttaacaacataatataaaaaaaacactaaaacaataattaaaaaaacaaaacattttgaaaCGAAAAAAAGGTATTGTGGATCTTTGAATGTGATTTTTGGGCTAcgcatttttatatttctttataaaAGCAATCCCTGGACTATATAGGCTGATTCAGGCCTCATATGTTTTTGGGCTTGATAATGAATACAATTACTTTGgtttttaaagtaaagaaagaaagataacaGGGAAAGGCAGGCAGGTCAACAGAACTAAAGCTAGATAAACATGATTCCATATTAGTTCCTTGTGTAGGCTACTAAGGTTGGTTGCACTCATGGATCAATGTCGACTTATATTACCTTAATTTTCATCTGATGACTATTATATTCAGTAAAAATGCATTGTTTTCTCAGCTAGTTGAAAGATCAATGATCTTCTGCCTTTTGTTTCAAGCTACCACGCATGGAAATGCATCTGAAGGCAGAAAGCAAGTAAATAGTGACACTTAATGCTGGCAAAGTAAGAGTGACTTGAGGAGAACCCACAATTTTCAACgcaaaaaaaatagcaacaagatcacaaaatataaataaggtAGCAAGATGAAATTGACCACAAAATCTTAAATGTATTGAAACTGCTCTTAATCTGGGAGTCAACAGAAAACCAACTGAAAAACATCCCAGTAAAACCTGGCATCATATTGATAACAAAATTGGAAGTCTCTAAACAGGTAACACTTAAGCAGCATTTTCTTTCTTCAACTTTGCAAGTTCTTGCCTGATCAATCCACCCCTCTGCAAGTGCATATAACAAGATTATACTTGATTCAGAAAGAATGAAAGTatcgaaattaaaaaaaccatgcaaAAGAACTTTGCTGAAAGCACAGAGCCAACAACGATGAATTTCTCCAAAGTGAACTAAGAACTTAATATCAAACAATAGAAACAGAAGttcttaatataattcaaaCCTAGTAAAATAAGCTAGGGGAATCGAATCGAAAAGTAAAGCATTGTGATATTTAAAGAAACAATCGTTTAAAGCACTATCACCAACCTTGATCTTAGCCAACATCAACTTGAACCTATCAAAGTCATTGAGAGCTGCCCTTCTCTGCTGGACAATCAGCCTTCTGCCCCAGGAGCTTTTCTCCCACTTGTTTTTAACATCTATCATCACAGAAACAACACAACTCAATGAATGGTAGGTATTAATGACCCTCAAATTTCAGCAAAATTATTGTCCTCACCAGCCTTCTCCATAGCTTCAATCAAAGCCTTCTTCTTTGGAACCCGGTTGATCTCAATCTTGATATCGGTAAGTGAAAGCCTCTTGAAGTTCATTTGGCTCCTCACCATATCCGGGGCATCAACTAGAGCCTGTAAATAAAAGACATACAATTGCAATCAACGTAAGTTGACCAATTCCACTTATGAACAAAAATTCAGAACCAAAAGACACAGCCTAAACATCCTCGGACGTAGACTTCAGAATAAAAATTTCATACATAACACTGCTTTCCTCGGACCATCTACATTAATCTTTAACATCCTAAGCTCCATAGAAATTCAAAGTCTAATGCTTACAAGAAACAGAACAATCACGCACAGACGAAGTAGCagcatacattaaaaaaaatagtacaatGCCGGTACGCATTAcaaactctaattttttatgGGTATTCTTTGCGGTCATGTTCGGTTGCTTAGGCCTTAAAAAAATGCCTTTCGAATGAATCTAGCAAAACGCTACTCGATTTTCGATTTCGAAGGAGTCTAGCAAAACGCTACTCGGTTGCTTAGGCCTTAAAAAATTAGAAGCAAAAGAAGCAGTAAGCATAAGTTAAGAAACATGCGAGAGAATGAGAGAGACGTACGCGGTTCTGGTCGATGACATCGACGATGACAACGAGCCTGCCGTATTCTTTTCCATAGTTGACAAGAGCTACCCTCCCGATCTCCACGTATCTCTTGAAAGGCTACAAGACCGAATCACAAACACGATGTAATTGCCGTCAGATTAAGAGAAACATGAGAGAGTTGCAGagttgaagagaaagagagaagaagctCACCATGTTGGGTTCGTGCGGTGTGTGTGACCGTGAAAGCAAAGAGAGAGCTAAGGAAGATGCAGAAATGACaaggggttagggttttttctttttatatgcttagTTTTGTAGAATATCTTGGGCCGGCCCATTGAGGGTTTGGATTTGGGTTTACGGATTGGTTCCGAGCTGGTAAAAGTTATTGGGTCCCATGAAGTTCGGCGGATTCGGACAGGACCTATTATTAGGCCATAGAATGCTAATGACTTTGGGCTTCGTTACGagtgttttctgtttttctcctttttttacgAGTTGTTTTGGTGGTCcccttttatgtttttaattattttttttataatctaaaagttatttgtttttttttttgaattataagtaaaaataattgGATAGAATCAAAAACTAATACCGGTGGTATTTTCcgtagttttaaaattttttaattgattttttttttgggtttttttatttatttcctgtTTTAGATAATTGATCCATAtcttgaagattttattttatttttattgagtttttatgttttctaaaaCTGAATTTTAGGTTATAAGCTAGCAATGTTAACAAGTCCTCTTAGCACCTAGTGAAATCTTAGATCATCAGTCTAACATGAAAACATTAATTTCGAGTGTGTTTTACATGATTTATGTTTAACTTGGAgtcataattcaaaatttatttttcataattaatttatatataaaaaaaacaagtttagttGGAAGGGTGTCTGGTaagaaaataactcaaaacaACTATTTTAAAGAAGAACAAAACCCATCTCCATAAGCTGCTCTGACAAGAACAAACTTGTAACTGTAGCAAGATCTAAGAACCCAGAAGGATGGTAAAATGATGATGCTCCTATAACTTGCGCCTCTGACATTACAAATCTCTGTCTAATATAGCTAAATCCATACTAAACGAAAAGCCAATAGTGAATCATCAACGATTCAACCTTACTAGCTTAGATCATTGACCATAACATTGATAGCAACAGCGAGGAGAAGGCACCTTTGATCGCATCATTGTATTCTAACACAGCAAGATTTCTTCAGACAGGCCGAACATGagaaatataaaacattaagaCACTTATTTCACAGGTTGTAATGAATGCATTTCCATGGTATGAAGGCATATTTTGGCATGAAATGTGCGCAGACTAGACAATGGATGCACACTCACAACTCATTTTCTATACCTGACATTAGTattgtggctgcgggtgaacctcacccgtagccataaatattattatttgataatatttttattgtaattttgcaCTGGGAGGTCCCACCAATAATTGCGGCACATTCACATATTACAAGAAACAGCTCGTTGTTGCTTCTTGTGATCAAAAAACCCATGAACAGTGTTCATGAGTTTTCTGCAATGAACGGTGGAGCCATGCTCTACTGTTCATGACTCCATTATTCCGGCCGGAGCGGTCTGGTTCAATGCTAAAAATGCATTGATTCAGGTCtgatccaacaaaaaaaaaattatatatatatatatatatatatatatatatatttttttttttaattatgttttatttgaaaaattagtgttaaacattatttaatgacCACATAAATTAGATAGAGATCATTTGATGACGTCGTATTTACAGAAATTGATCGCAAtctcaattttgttcctgattatattttacctatGGTGTTGCGCTCTtaagaaatttatgaaaaatgtaGTCCTTGTAGGATATATTTCAtatgtgatggaattgtagataatttaatgaaataataaaaaatattttatataaaatattatttatttcatgatataatagcaatagttaaatcaacaatatttaaattaaaaatcatcaatattaatatatactttttaaaattattttataacctcaatttcaaaagcattcttaaccaaacatattaaactactttttgttcaatttaaattttaactataattttaataaaatatctattttttcaaaccaactttaactaaaaatattttttataaaataatatttttttaacctacaACCACGAGCTATTGCAATAGCTAACACGCCTCTTAAGCTAGATAGGAACAGAACCCTAACCTGTCAGCAGCCTCCCCCACCCTATGTAAGTCTCTGCCAAATAGGAATGTTCAATTGAAAAACTGAAGTAAGTTCTTTAATTATTCTAACACTGAGATAATCCACCACAACGTAACATGTCAGAACCTTCTATTTTCATCCCAAAATGAAATCCTTAGCTTCTATCTTATCTTCTTTATATCGGGAGACTGGGGCGTCATTATTAAGCTTATCTCATGGCATCTAAAATCTATATTCTACTTGAATTATGCCCTTCAGCGGTTGCGTTTTGCACTTTGAGGACTGCTAAACTGCTTGTTTATATTTACTGTCAAAAGAATTGATTCCCCTTTTAGCTTGCAATTCTTCTATTCCTCGATGAGGCCAAATCGGATGGAATTCTTTCTtatcctaatatttttttttcttatttcttttagattttttatgtgCATTCCGTGTTGAAGTATCTCAAGGTTGTTTTGTAATTAATCATTTGTCAATGGCTTTTAGAGGTTTGATTAGAATGATATGTGAAAGTCCTTTTCTTTCTGCACAATGATCATAAGAATTTTGACAGTTTGGAATCACTGAGCCAAATCATCCAATGTCATCTATGCCTAATTCCACCACTTGTTGGAAacgtaatttttttattactttattaaATAAGCACCCATTCCTGGAAAAAAGAAGTAAGCAAAACCTTTAACCTTTTTAAgggtttgcttttttctttgcaaaCCATGGAGGATGCATGATGAAAAGTTACTTGGAGGACTCACAAGCAGAAAAAACATACCCATTGGCTCATGCAAAACATGTCTTCACctttttatggttttgtttgatgCATTGTACACTGGTAGTAGTGGTGGGCCTTGCTGCTTGTCCAAAGTGTTTCACAGATCAATGATCTGGACAAGTATTCACATGGTTTCCTTTCTGGATTTTTAACAGTAAGTTGCAAGTTGTTGGAAGCTTTCAGCAACGCTGGACTCTTATCTTATGACTGGAAAGTTTATGGCCGTTCCGTTCTGTTCTTATTTGAGAGCATGAGAAAATAGAATTAACTCAGATTTCTAAGCCTTTACTCATAATCTCTTAGACTCCAAACTTCAACCAGCAAATGGCAAAAGGCCAGTGCCATGCCTCTGCAGATCGGTTTAAGAAATTCTCCTATGATAGCCATTCATTGAGCTACACATCTTCGCTATGGCAAGAACCTCTGGCTATTCTATGGCTCTAGGCTATGGCAATAATGGAGCAAGCACTTAGTAGTGGCAAATAAAGCATGATTACATATGTGGAATCCATTGTAAAGCATGCCTGTCTAAGAGTTGCAGGTTTTATTGGGCTTTTGTGTATCACACTAATTTAGCCACCTGAAACAAGAGTGTTAAATCACCCAAAATTCCTCATTTGATATAGATGGAAATCTCACCGAGAGCTATCTGACAACCGTGCTGATTAATTTAACCTTGCATCCGTGTATAGTT from Populus alba chromosome 8, ASM523922v2, whole genome shotgun sequence encodes the following:
- the LOC118057375 gene encoding large ribosomal subunit protein eL14z encodes the protein MPFKRYVEIGRVALVNYGKEYGRLVVIVDVIDQNRALVDAPDMVRSQMNFKRLSLTDIKIEINRVPKKKALIEAMEKADVKNKWEKSSWGRRLIVQQRRAALNDFDRFKLMLAKIKRGGLIRQELAKLKKENAA
- the LOC118057367 gene encoding putative protein phosphatase 2C-like protein 44, encoding MHKAVSIISFPGRNMGLKDLHRKLKAFRLKRSLMRNWRKKRTASMAKKASWMIPITHGYHVVEDQSFKGGADESDSDSVVVQREQIAELELWYFGISDAQIGHGISKYLQSHLFDRNPSESQITTKSKEMMRKAYLAARAKIRETQKSVEALKAGAASVMVINREKLVTANMGDFRVVVCRDGVAHQMKSKHQQTARRHWSHKLFSGRMLSWKSSDAASTKKSEGSELAVGAERIDSDTEFVIIASTGIWETINNQEAVHLIGHLEDPQEAAECLAKEALTRMSKSNISCIVIRFD